Proteins encoded within one genomic window of Candidatus Brevundimonas colombiensis:
- a CDS encoding LysE family translocator has translation MSALPVDPHLYSTFLGVMAVMAVTPGPANLFAVATGVEKGRASALVGVLGMNAATLVWFGAAALGLGALVKAFPAAFKVVAVLGALYVAWLGIKALRGAFATAAQPDHVVVRRGRSALVDGFAVQIANPKAILFFTAVLPPFVDVSRPVAPQMALFAVAAIGMDMMSMSAYALSGAALSRRMQQPRFRKGFGVFVGVLLMTAAVLIVARL, from the coding sequence ATGTCCGCCTTGCCCGTCGATCCGCACCTCTATTCGACCTTCCTGGGCGTCATGGCGGTGATGGCCGTCACCCCCGGCCCCGCCAATCTGTTCGCCGTGGCGACCGGGGTGGAGAAGGGCCGCGCCTCGGCCCTGGTCGGCGTGCTGGGCATGAATGCGGCGACCCTGGTGTGGTTCGGCGCGGCGGCGCTGGGTCTCGGCGCCCTGGTCAAGGCCTTTCCCGCCGCCTTCAAGGTCGTGGCCGTCCTGGGCGCCCTCTACGTCGCCTGGCTGGGGATCAAGGCGTTGCGCGGCGCCTTCGCCACCGCCGCCCAGCCCGACCATGTCGTGGTTCGCCGGGGACGCAGCGCCCTGGTCGACGGCTTTGCGGTGCAGATCGCCAACCCCAAGGCCATCCTGTTCTTCACCGCCGTCCTTCCGCCCTTCGTGGACGTCAGCCGGCCGGTCGCGCCGCAGATGGCGCTGTTCGCCGTCGCCGCCATCGGCATGGATATGATGTCGATGAGCGCCTACGCCCTGTCCGGCGCGGCCCTGTCGCGACGGATGCAGCAGCCCCGCTTTCGAAAGGGGTTCGGCGTCTTTGTCGGCGTGCTTCTGATGACGGCGGCGGTGCTGATCGTCGCAAGGCTCTAG